From Struthio camelus isolate bStrCam1 chromosome 29, bStrCam1.hap1, whole genome shotgun sequence, a single genomic window includes:
- the LOC104147297 gene encoding myosin-7 isoform X2, with product MPDAEMAEFGEAAPYLRKSEKERVEAQTRPFDLKKDIFVPDDKEEFVKATIISRDGAKITAETERGKTVTVKEDQIMQQNPPKFDKIEDMAMLTFLHEPAVLYNLKDRYASWMIYTYSGLFCVTVNPYKWLPVYNAEVVAAYRGKKRSEAPPHIFSISDNAYQNMLTDRENQSILITGESGAGKTVNTKRVIQYFAVIAAIGDRGKKETGTPGKGTLEDQIIQANPALEAFGNAKTVRNDNSSRFGKFIRIHFGATGKLASADIETYLLEKSRVIFQLKAERNYHIYYQILSNKKPELLDMMLVTNNPYDYAFISQGETTVPSIDDGEELLATDNAFDVLGFTPEEKSSIYKLTGAIMHFGNMKFKQKQREEQAEPDGTEEADKSAYLMGLNSADLLKGLCHPRVKVGNEYVTKGQNVQQVIYAVGALAKAVYEKMFNWMVTRINNSLETKQPRQYFIGVLDIAGFEIFDFNSFEQLCINFTNEKLQQFFNHHMFVLEQEEYKKEGIEWEFIDFGMDLQACIDLIEKPMGIMSILEEECMFPKATDMTFKAKLFDNHLGKSANFGKPRNIKGKPEAHFALIHYAGTVDYNILGWLQKNKDPLNETVVGLYQKSSLKLLANLFANYAGADAPVEKGKGSKKKGSSFQTVSALHRENLNKLMTNLRSTHPHFVRCIIPNETKSPGVMDNPLVMHQLRCNGVLEGIRICRKGFPNRILYGDFRQRYRILNPAAIPEGQFIDSRKGAEKLLGSLDIDHNQYKFGHTKVFFKAGLLGLLEEMRDERLARIMTRLQAQVRGFLSRQEFKKILERRDSLLVIQWNIRAFMGVKNWPWMKLYFKIKPLLKSAETEKEMQTMKEEFGRLKEALEKSETRRKELEEKMVSMLQEKNDLQLQVQAEQDNLADAEERCDQLIKNKIQLEAKVKELTERLEDEEEMNAELTAKKRKLEDECSELKKDIDDLELSLAKVEKEKHATENKVKNLTEEMAGLDEIIAKLTKEKKALQESHQQALDDLQAEEDKVNTLTKAKVKLEQQVDDLESSLEQEKKIRMDLERAKRKLEGDLKLAQESIMDLENDKQQLDERLKKKDFELNALNARIEDEQAIAAQLQKKLKELQARIEELEEELEAERTGRAKVEKLRSELSRELEEISERLEEAGGATSVQIELNKKREAEFQKMRRDLEEATLQHEATAATLRKKHADSVAELGEQIDNLQRVKQKLEKEKSELKLELDDVSSNMEQLVKAKANLEKMCRTMEDQMNEYRTKSEEAQRTVNDLTTQRAKLQTENGELSRQLEEKEAFISQLTRGKLTYTQQLEDLKRQLEEEAKAKNALAHALQSARHDCDLLREQYEEEMEAKAELQRTLSKANSEVAQWRTKYETDAIQRTEELEEAKKKLAQRLQEAEEAVEAVNAKCSSLEKTKHRLQNEIEDLMVDLERSNAAAAALDKKQRNFDKILAEWKQKFEESQTELEASQKEARSLSTELFKLKNAYEESLEHLETFKRENKNLQEEISDLTEQLGASHKTIHELEKVRKQLDAEKLDLQAALEEAEASLEHEEGKILRAQLEFNQVKADYERKLAEKDEEMEQAKRNHLRVVDSLQTSLDAETRSRNEALRLKKKMEGDLNEMEIQLSHANRLAAEAQKQVKTLQGYLKDTQLQLDDVVRANEDLKENIAIVERRNNLLQSELEELRAVVEQTERARKLAEQELIEASERVQLLHSQNTSLINQKKKMEVDISQLQTEVEEAIQECRNAEEKAKKAITDAAMMAEELKKEQDTSAHLERMKKNMEQTIKDLQLRLDEAEQLALKGGKKQLQKLEARVRELENELEAEQKRNAESVKGLRKSERRVKELSYQTEEDRKNLVRLQDLVDKLQLKVKAYKRQAEEAEEQANANLAKFRKAQHELDEAEERADMAEAQANKLRARSRDAAPKKGFNEE from the exons atgCCCGACGCGGAGATGGCCGAGTTCGGCGAGGCCGCCCCGTACCTCCGCAAGTCGGAGAAGGAGCGGGTGGAGGCCCAGACGCGGCCCTTCGACCTCAAGAAGGACATCTTCGTCCCCGACGACAAGGAGGAGTTCGTCAAGGCCACCATCATCTCCCGCGACGGCGCCAAGATCACCGCCGAGACCGAGCGcggcaag ACCGTGACGGTCAAGGAGGACCAGATCATGCAGCAGAACCCGCCCAAGTTCGACAAGATCGAGGACATGGCCATGCTCACCTTCCTCCACGAGCCCGCCGTCCTCTACAACCTCAAGGACCGCTACGCTTCTTGGATGATCTAC ACCTACTCGGGGCTCTTCTGCGTGACGGTCAACCCCTACAAGTGGCTGCCCGTCTACAACGCCGAGGTGGTGGCCGCCTACCGGGGCAAGAAGCGGAGCGAAGCTCCTCCCCACATCTTCTCCATCTCCGACAACGCCTACCAGAACATGCTCACGG ATCGGGAGAACCAGTCCATCCTCATCAC CGGAGAATCCGGGGCGGGGAAGACGGTCAACACCAAGCGGGTCATCCAGTACTTCGCCGTCATCGCCGCCATCGGCGACCGCGGCAAGAAGGAGACGGGGACCCCGGGCAAG GGCACCCTGGAGGATCAAATCATCCAGGCCAACCCCGCCTTGGAGGCCTTCGGCAACGCCAAGACCGTCCGCAACGACAACTCGTCCCGATTC GGGAAGTTCATCCGCATCCACTTCGGGGCCACCGGGAAGCTGGCGTCGGCCGACATCGAGACCT ACCTCTTGGAGAAGTCCCGGGTCATCTTCCAGCTCAAGGCCGAGAGGAACTACCACATCTACTACCAGATCCTCTCCAACAAGAAGCCGGAGCTGCTCG ACATGATGCTggtgaccaacaacccctacgacTACGCCTTCATCTCCCAAGGAGAGACCACGGTGCCGTCCATCGACGACggagaggagctgctggccaCGGAC AACGctttcgacgtgctgggcttcACCCCGGAGGAGAAGAGCTCCATCTACAAGCTGACGGGCGCCATCATGCACTTCGGCAACATGAAGTTCAAGCAGAAGCAACGGGAGGAGCAGGCGGAGCCTGACGGCACCGAag AAGCGGACAAGTCGGCCTACCTGATGGGGCTGAACTCGGCCGACCTCCTCAAGGGGCTGTGCCACCCCCGGGTCAAGGTGGGCAACGAGTACGTCACCAAGGGGCAAAATGTCCAGCAG GTGATTTACGCCGTCGGGGCCCTGGCCAAGGCCGTCTACGAGAAGATGTTCAACTGGATGGTGACCAGGATCAACAACTCCCTGGAGACCAAGCAGCCGCGGCAGTACTTCATCGGTGTGCTGGACATCGCCGGCTTCGAGATCTTTGAC TTCAACAGCTTCGAGCAGCTCTGCATCAACTTCACCAACGAGAAGCTGCAGCAGTTCTTCAACCACCACATGttcgtgctggagcaggaggagtACAAGAAGGAGGGCATCGAGTGGGAGTTCATCGACTTCGGCATGGACCTGCAGGCCTGCATCGACCTCATTGAGAAG CCCATGGGGATCATGTCCATCCTGGAGGAGGAGTGCATGTTCCCCAAGGCCACAGACATGACCTTCAAGGCCAAGCTCTTTGACAACCACCTGGGCAAGTCGGCCAACTTCGGGAAGCCGCGCAACATCaagggcaagccggaggcccactTTGCCCTCATCCACTACGCCGGCACGGTGGACTACAACATCCTCGGctggctgcagaagaacaaggacCCTCTCAACGAGACGGTGGTGGGCCTCTACCAGAAGTCGTCCCTCAAGCTCCTGGCCAACCTCTTCGCCAACTACGCCGGGGCGGATGCAC CCGTGGAGAAGGGGAAAGGCTCCAAGAAGAAAGGTTCTTCCTTCCAAACGGTCTCGGCCCTGCACCGG GAGAACCTCAACAAGCTGATGACCAACCTGAGGTCCACCCACCCCCACTTCGTCCGCTGCATCATCCCCAACGAGACCAAGTCTCCGG GCGTGATGGACAACCCCCTGGTGATGCACCAGCTCCGCTGCAACGGGGTGCTGGAGGGCATCCGCATCTGCCGCAAGGGCTTCCCCAACCGCATCCTCTACGGGGACTTCCGCCAGCG CTACCGCATCCTGAACCCCGCCGCCATCCCCGAGGGGCAGTTCATCGACAGCCGCAAGGGCGCCGAGAAGCTCCTGGGTTCCCTCGACATCGACCACAACCAGTACAAGTTTGGGCACACCaag GTCTTCTTCAAagcggggctgctggggctgctggaggagaTGCGGGACGAGCGCCTGGCCCGCATCATGACCCGCTTGCAAGCCCAGGTCCGCGGCTTCCTCTCCCGGCAGGAGTTCAAGAAGATCCTGGAGCGCCG GGACTCGCTGCTGGTGATCCAGTGGAACATCCGGGCCTTCATGGGGGTGAAGAACTGGCCCTGGATGAAGCTCTACTTCAAGATCAAGCCCCTGCTGAAGAGCGCCGAGACTGAGAAGGAGATGCAG ACCATGAAGGAGGAGTTTGGGCGGCTGAAGGAAGCCCTGGAGAAGTCGGAGACGCGGcggaaggagctggaggagaagaTGGTCTCCATGCTGCAGGAGAAGAACGATCTCCAGCTGCAAGTGCAGGCT GAGCAAGACAACCTGGCTGATGCCGAGGAGCGCTGCGACCAGCTGATCAAGAACAAGatccagctggaggccaaggTGAAGGAGCTCACGGAGCGCCTGGAGGACGAGGAGGAGATGAACGCCGAGCTCACGGCCAAGAAGAGGAAGCTGGAGGACGAGTGCTCGGAACTCAAGAAGGACATTGACGACCTGGAGTTGTCTTTGGCCAAGGTGGAGAAGGAGAAACACGCCACGGAGAacaag GTCAAGAACCTCACAGAGGAGATGGCCGGGCTGGACGAGATCATCGCCAAGCTGACGAAGGAGAAGAAGGCCCTGCAAGAGTCCCACCAGCAAGCGCTGGACGACCTGCAGGCAGAAGAAGACAAGGTCAACACCTTGACCAAGGCCAAAGTGAAGCTGGAGCAGCAAGTGGATGAC CTGGAGAGCTCGCTGGAGCAGGAGAAGAAGATCCGGATGGACCTGGAACGGGCCAAGCGGAAGCTGGAAGGCGACTTGAAGCTGGCGCAGGAGAGCATCATGGACCTGGAGAACGACAAGCAGCAGTTGGACGAGAGGCTGAAAAA GAAAGACTTCGAGCTCAACGCCCTGAACGCCAGGATCGAGGACGAGCAGGCGATCGCCGCCCAGCTCCAGAAGAAGCTCAAAGAGCTTCAG GCGCGGatcgaggagctggaggaagagctGGAGGCGGAGCGCACGGGGCGGGCCAAAGTGGAGAAGCTGCGCTCGGAGCTGTcgcgggagctggaggagatcaGCGAGCGGCTGGAGGAGGCGGGCGGCGCCACCTCGGTGCAGATCGAGCTCAACAAGAAGCGGGAGGCCGAGTTCCAGAAGATGCGGCGCGACCTGGAGGAGGCCACGCTGCAGCACGAGGCCACGGCCGCCACGCTGCGCAAGAAGCACGCCGACAGCGTGGCCGAGCTCGGCGAGCAGATCGACAACCTGCAGCGCGTCAAGcagaagctggagaaggagaagagcgAGCTCAAGCTGGAGCTGGACGACGTCAGCTCCAACATGGAGCAGCTCGTTAAGGCCAAG gCCAACCTCGAGAAGATGTGCCGCACCATGGAAGACCAGATGAACGAGTACAGGACTAAGTCCGAGGAGGCTCAGCGGACGGTCAACGATCTCACGACCCAGCGAGCCAAGCTCCAGACCGAGAACG GCGAGCTCTCCaggcagctggaggagaaggaagcGTTCATCAGCCAGCTGACGCGAGGGAAGCTCACCTACACCCAGCAGCTGGAGGACCTCAAGAGGCAGCTAGAGGAGGAGGCCAAG GCGAAGAACGCGCTGGCCCACGCCCTCCAGTCGGCCCGGCACGACTGCGACCTGCTGCGGGAGCAGTACGAGGAGGAGATGGAGGCCAAGGCCGAGCTCCAGCGCACCCTGTCCAAGGCCAACTCCGAGGTGGCCCAGTGGAGGACCAAGTACGAGACGGATGCCATCCAGCGCaccgaggagctggaggaggccaa GAAGAAGCtggcgcagcggctgcaggaggccgaggaggcgGTGGAGGCGGTGAACGCCAAGTGCTCCTCGCTGGAGAAGACCAAGCACCGGCTGCAGAACGAGATCGAGGACCTGATGGTGGACCTGGAGCGGTCGAACGCAGCGGCTGCCGCGCTGGACAAGAAGCAGAGGAACTTCGACAAG ATCCTGGCGGAGTGGAAGCAGAAGTTTGAGGAGTCGCAGACGGAGCTGGAGGCGTCGCAGAAGGAGGCCCGCTCCCTCAGCACCGAGCTCTTCAAGCTCAAGAACGCCTACGAGGAGTCGCTCGAGCACCTGGAGACCTTCAAGCGGGAGAACAAGAACCTCCAAG AGGAGATCTCGGACCTGACGGAGCAGCTGGGCGCCAGCCACAAGACCATCCACGAGCTGGAGAAGGTCCGGAAGCAGCTGGACGCCGAGAAGCTGGACCTTCAAGCAGCACTGGAGGAGGCCGAG GCGTCGCTGGAGCACGAGGAGGGGAAGATCCTGCGGGCCCAGCTGGAGTTCAACCAGGTCAAGGCGGACTACGAGCGCAAGCTGGCCGAGAAGGACGAGGAGATGGAGCAGGCCAAGAGGAACCACCTGCGGGTGGTGGACTCGCTGCAGACCTCCCTGGACGCCGAGACGCGGAGCCGCAACGAGGCGCTGCGGCTCAAGAAGAAGATGGAGGGCGACCTCAACGAGATGGAGATCCAGCTCAGCCACGCCAACCGCCTCGCCGCCGAGGCCCAGAAGCAAGTCAAGACTTTGCAGGGATATCTCAAG GACACCCAGCTGCAGCTGGATGACGTGGTGCGGGCCAACGAGGACCTGAAGGAGAACATCGCCATCGTGGAGCGCAGGAACAACCTGCTGCAGtcggagctggaggagctgcgggCCGTGGTGGAGCAGACGGAGCGGGCCCGGAAgctggccgagcaggagctgatCGAGGCCAGCGAGCGGGTCCAGCTCCTCCACTCGCAG AACACCAGCCTCATCAACCAGAAGAAGAAGATGGAGGTTGACATCTCCCAGCTGCAGACGGAGGTGGAAGAGGCCATCCAGGAGTGCCGGAACGCCGAGGAGAAGGCCAAGAAAGCCATCACGGAC GCGGCCATGATGGCGGAGGAGCTGAAGAAGGAGCAGGACACGAGCGCCCACCTGGAGCgcatgaagaagaacatggaGCAGACCATCAAGGACCTGCAGCTGCGGCTGGACGAGGCCGAGCAGCTGGCCCTCAAGGGCGGCaagaagcagctgcagaagctggAGGCCCGCGTGCGGGAGCTGGAGAACGAGCTGGAGGCCGAGCAGAAGCGCAACGCCGAGAGCGTCAAGGGCCTCCGCAAGTCGGAGCGGCGCGTCAAGGAGCTCAGCTACCAG ACGGAGGAGGACCGCAAGAACCTGGTGCGGCTCCAGGACCTGGTGGACAAGCTCCAGCTGAAGGTCAAGGCCTACAAGCGGCAGGCAGAGGAGGCG GAGGAGCAGGCCAACGCCAACCTGGCCAAGTTCCGCAAGGCCCAGCACGAGCTGGACGAGGCCGAGGAGCGCGCCGACATGGCCGAGGCCCAGGCCAACAAGCTGCGGGCCCGCAGCCGCGACGCCGCCCCCAAG AAGGGCTTCAACGAGGAGTGA